DNA from Zonotrichia leucophrys gambelii isolate GWCS_2022_RI chromosome 5, RI_Zleu_2.0, whole genome shotgun sequence:
AACTGGCTGAGGCATTGCTGTCAAACCTGCATGGGGGCACGAGcctcagagctgcccccagacaccagagccctgaggctgcccgggccagagctgccctgctccagttAACAGCCCTCAGGGGAGTGGCCTTCCACGAACACGGTTCATTGTGCTCTGCTTCCGGCACATTCGGAGCTCTCATGGCACCCAGGCTCAGCTTTACAACTCTCACCCATCCTCACCCCAGCCTGGGGCTTTAACCCTCCTCCCAACTGTTCTCTTTCCCAAAAAGTGCAGCCAAGGCTTCCCCTGGAGCCCTTCCAGAACTTTCTCATACTGCCTGATGCCATCACAATGAAGTGAGCCCAGTACTGCCCCAGCTGCCCAATATTCCCAAACCCAGGGCTGTACATTCCCAAATCCAAGTGATCCCAGTCATGCTGTGAGCATCTCTCAGTGCTCACACAGCCCTAGAACAGCACCTTCTTCCTATGGGGCTTTTGGATAAAGGCCTGCCTGGCCTCTACTCACTCTTCTGCCACATCATCATCCTCTTCTCCAGGGTTGAAGGATGAGTCTGGAGGAGAAAGTGAGGGCTCAGTGTTACAGATCAtcatggggagcaggagctggagaaccATGGCActccctcacagccccagccctcacctGTCTCCTCCCCAGAGCCATCACTGCTGTCATTGGCATTCTCCTCCCGGATCTTGCCCTCCTCTTTCATCCTCTCCAAGTAGGCATCGTGCTGGTCCTCATCAGAGTCAGCGTATTCATCATAGCTCTGCTTCATTCCCTGCAGAGAGGCAggatggcagctgctccctgtgctcacccaggaacacagccctgggtgagcacagccctgggcacgcacaggccagggcacagacacagccatgtcccctccttcccccctcAGGGCCCCGGAgagagaggggcagagcagtTATGGGGGTTAGGGGGGCCCCTGCACACCACACTGGGGTTACTGGGTTAGTCAGAGACCACCACAGCCATGCACAGGAAACCTGcaccaggaggaggagaaagaggaagggaTATCGCACGGACCTTTTTCCTCTACAAGggcaaggagagaaaagagaggtgaaaaaaaagagggaaaagcagctggattCTGGGAGAGGGCAGCACCAGTGGGCAcaagcccagccctgtgtgctgatACCTCCTTCAGGCCCCGGTTCTTGATGTTCAGCTTCTTGGCATTGACGAAGTCGAAGAGCTTCCCGTACTCCTCCCTGGGGGAGAGGGCACGGTcaggctgggggtgccagggggccccggtgggcacagccaggctggccccACAGCCCACACCCACCTCTCGATGCTGCTGAAGGTGTACTGGGTGCCCTGCTTGGTCTCGATCTCGAAGTCGAAGGAGcgggtggtggtggtgccacGGGCAAAGTTGACGAAGGAGATCTCGTCGAAGCGGATGTGCACGGGGGGCTTGTGCACGTAGATGAAGCCCCTCTCCAGCGGGtacagcagccctgagctggcctTGTAGGAGCAGGTGATGCACTGGGCTCCAGAGTGTCTGCAGGACAAACAGTGCTATTTGTGGGGACAAAcatcctccctgtgcccagccctggcagacaggccctgctccccagcatcAATCACACAGAGAGCACCTTCCCCCAGCCACGGGAACGAGGTGGAAAGGGAAGgactggccctgcagctgctcacccCTGGAAATTTCCAGGCACGGTGATCTTGCGGTTCACCAGTGCCTTCATCACCCGGCTGACCATCTCGTAGAGGGAGCCTGACATGTTCTTGGTGAGCCGCCCCTCAAAGCGCTTCTCTACCTCCTCCCTGCgtggagggaaggagggcagaGGTGAGAACAGGGTCTGGGGTGTAAGGAGCTCCCTCAGGATCCAGGGAGGGCAGCATGGCATTGGGGAACTCACTCATTCATGTTGAGGGTCAGGGAGATGTCCTCATCCTTAGAGAAGAGCAGGATGAGGAAGTGGTAGCGGGTCTGGCCTTGCTTTATCGGGGGGTCCAGACTGATCTGGAAAGAGAAGAGGAGgtgaaaacacaaaacccccgCAGAGCACCCTCAATGCCCTTGCAGGGGAGGGCTGAGCCATGCCCACTCACCACGAAGAACATCTGGCGCTGGTCCTTGTGCGGGAGCAGGAAGAGGCGCAGCACGGTGGTGTAGGGGATCTTGTAGTCGAAGGTCTTGCCGTGCAGGTGCAGGAAGGTGGGGTAGATGCGGATGTCGTAGCGCCCGCGCGGCGtcaggcactgcagctcccgGAAGATGCAGATGGCGTCTCCGGTGGCCTGGATCACGTCCGCCTTGGACAGCACGTTCTGGGCGAAGGCCTGCCGGGGGAGCGGTCACAAAGGGTCCCTCGCCGCCAGCCCCCGCCCTCCTGCCGGCCCCACGCACCTCCACGGGGTCCACGCCGTCCTCCTGGGTGGGGGGCACGTAGAACCGGACCTCCATGAGGGAGACCTCGGCATCGTCGTTCTGGTGGAACTCCAGCGTCACCTCGTTCTTGCCCGTGGTGCACTGGGACACGTTGCTGAGCGGGATCTCGAACACTGGCTGCTCCCCGATGTCGAaggacagcagctgccctgcGGGGACACCAcagccagctcagagctgtgccccaCAGATCCCATCTCCAGCCACAGTCTCGCtcctcccccaaaatcctgcagtgCCTCTGCTCCCATCACTGCATTCccaccctcccaccccaggcttTCTCGCTTCCGGCTGCATCACTGGAAACTGACACTGATCAGAAACAGACAAAAAGGAACTATCTGACCTCATGTGTCCTGGTCCCTGAGCTGGAGGCATATACAccagctcccctggctcccTGAAAATGGCACACATGTGCAGACTCCACATCAAGCACAGCCCCCTGGGATTCAGGGCCCTCCCGCTCTCCTGAGATGGCAAATGTCCTCACTGTCTCTGAGGACATCCCTAGAAAGCAGCTGCTCCTAAGGGAATGGCTATGGCAGCAGAACAGCCACACTGGTGGGAACATCCCACCCCAAGGCCTCAGGCTGCCACTGGAACTCACCTCCAAACCTCACTGTGCCCCAGTTCCAGCCCTTCACACACAGATCCTTCTCTGCAAGCTCCAGGCAATAGTGGGCCTTGAAGAAATCTGAGAGCTTGTCAAACTCCTGGGTTGGGCAAGAGGGAGGCAACATCATCAGgaaccagcagtgcccagagccccgGGTTacacacagcccctgggcatggggatgcagggggcagagctgctctggggctggcagggagcacagccagatCTGGGACAGGGCCAAGGCAGCGGGAGCAGGGACTCACCGACTCCCGGAACCCGTCATACTTGTAGACGTGGCCGTTCTTGGTGAGCAGCTTGAGGCCGTGCCCAAGCGCCACGCGCCGCCACACGCCCTCGGCCAGCTCCGAGGCCTGGATGTTGTCCACCTTCCCCGTCTTGCTGTTCTTGAAGATGACGCCCTGCCGGCTCAGCCGCAGCCGCCCATCGTTCTGTGGGACAGCTGGGCATGAGGGGACTCGGCCCCATGGAGGAACCATGGCCCCGCTGGGTGCTCCAGGCACCCACACCACCAACGCCCCTCAAACCAGCCACAGCTTCATCCCCCTCACCCTCCTCACCGCACAGCATTCGCTCCCCTCATCCACACCCCAACGCTGGGAGTGCCCCTGGggccatccccatgtcccctcgcTCACCATGGACCCCTTCACCTCCTGGTAGATCTCGTTGAACTCCAGCGTGTCAGCCATGGCGGCTGCGGGGTGTGGGAGGGGACGGGGACGATCTCGGGGGGGTTcagcagcctccccagcccggcATGCCCGGGGCAGCGGCACGGGAGTCACTCACGGCAGCTGTGGGAGGACAGCGGGTGAGCCGGGCTGGCGACAGCTCCTGGCGCTCCCCAGcgcccccaaaaccaaacctcaCCCCTCCGGCTGCCCCCGCCCCGGACGCTGCCTCTGACTCACTGACCGGGGCGACCCCCGGCCCACCTCGCCCCTTCCCTAGCCGGGCCGGGGCCCCAGGGCCgccccttcctgcagccctcGGCCGCCGCTGTGTCATCGCACCTCTCGACTgcccccatcccttcccttcccctccctgctgcgGCCTCCTCGTACCCCAAACCACCCACCGCACCCCCGAATTCCTTCCGAGCCCGAGCTCCCAAGCGCCCCCCAGGCCTCCCCCCAACCCCGGGCCTGCCCACCGGCCCCGAGCCCACTTCCATCTCAGGCCCgttcccccatcccagcccgGCCTGCCCTGACTCTGGGTTCTCCCTGCGAGACCCAGACAGCCCCCTCCCATCCCCCGGTAagcccgccggcccccccgCACCGCTGCCGCCGCTTTTCCCGCCTGCGCAGCGCGAAccgcgcggagccgccgccgccggaaGTCGCTCGGACTTCCGCCATGGCGCCGGTTCCGCGCGTGCGTCCCCTGGCGGTTGGGCGGGCCCGTACAGCGCTCTCCGCCGCACCGGGGGCGGGCCCGCTGCGAGACGGAGGCCCCGCCCACCGAGCGGCTGGGGCGGGGCCAGAGCCGCCGGGACTCCGCCCCCCACCCTCCGCTCTGCCCCGCCCAGAACAATAGAGACAAGGGGGAGAGACCCCATTGGCCAACACGGGGCGAGCCCCGTGACGTCACCTCTTCTGGGGACACCCCCCTCCCCCAAACCCGGGGCGCCCCAAAGTGTTGGAACCGGACCATGGGGTGGCCCAGAGCGGGACACCCCCGAAACCGCACGCAGGGGGCTCCCTCACCGTCCTCCCCTGCAGGGGTGTCCCCCCAAACCAGGCATCCCCAGTCTGGGGCGCACCCGCCACGTGCATCCCAATGCGGGGCTCCCCAGTGCCCGAATGGGTCCCTCCTTTAGGGGGGAACCCCTGGGAAGGAGCCCGTCTGCACCCCTCTATctccccaggaatgggggaGCCATCCCTCCCGTCCCCCCGGGCCGtgcccccgcccccggcccccgccctGCCCCCGCCTCCGCCCGCCCGCACCGCCCTCGCTGCCCGCACCCCTGCGGGTGCTGCCCACACCCTCCGGTACCCGCACGCTGCCCGTGCCCCTGCCGGTAGCGCTGCCTGCACCCGagcccgccctgccctgccctacCCGCATCCCCGCTCACTGCCcgcacccctgccctgcccttcccgCATCCCCCTCGGTTCCCGCAgccctgccttgccctgcccgCAGCCCGGTCTCCGGCCGCCCCCGCGCTGCCCATGTCCCTCCCGAGCTCCCGCACCCGCTGGGTGAGCGACTTCTTCTCCTACGAGACCACCAAGTCGGTGGTGGTGAAGAGCTGGGTGGTGGGCGTCGTCAACCGCGGCGTCCAGCTCCTCATCCTCGCCTACTTCGTCGGGTGAGCCACCCCGGCAGCCGCCGGGACACCCCCGGGCATCTCCGGGACAGCCCG
Protein-coding regions in this window:
- the SSRP1 gene encoding FACT complex subunit SSRP1; the protein is MADTLEFNEIYQEVKGSMNDGRLRLSRQGVIFKNSKTGKVDNIQASELAEGVWRRVALGHGLKLLTKNGHVYKYDGFRESEFDKLSDFFKAHYCLELAEKDLCVKGWNWGTVRFGGQLLSFDIGEQPVFEIPLSNVSQCTTGKNEVTLEFHQNDDAEVSLMEVRFYVPPTQEDGVDPVEAFAQNVLSKADVIQATGDAICIFRELQCLTPRGRYDIRIYPTFLHLHGKTFDYKIPYTTVLRLFLLPHKDQRQMFFVISLDPPIKQGQTRYHFLILLFSKDEDISLTLNMNEEEVEKRFEGRLTKNMSGSLYEMVSRVMKALVNRKITVPGNFQGHSGAQCITCSYKASSGLLYPLERGFIYVHKPPVHIRFDEISFVNFARGTTTTRSFDFEIETKQGTQYTFSSIEREEYGKLFDFVNAKKLNIKNRGLKEGMKQSYDEYADSDEDQHDAYLERMKEEGKIREENANDSSDGSGEETDSSFNPGEEDDDVAEEFDSNASASSSSGDGDSDRDDKKPAKKAKIVKERKPRKKQPESKKGKDPNAPKRPMSAYMLWLNASREKIKSDHPGISITDLSKKAGELWKAMSKEKKEEWDRKAEDARRDYEKAMKEYSVGGKADSHRGERSKKKKKKQEKQVKGKGDKKGATSKSSSSKSPAKGMSDSFKSKEFVSSDESSSAESKKEDSEEEGAASPAPSSEDSASGSD